A stretch of Leptospira hartskeerlii DNA encodes these proteins:
- the fliE gene encoding flagellar hook-basal body complex protein FliE, translating into MNVDFNSKLWYTYNSGYSDSRFPLSPKGDKVSVKIDDQRHYGDVKEPVAPDYVAESFSEAMRNAFKSVNDLQVEADELTQKMVYDPNSVDAHEVMVASEKARVALTFTKTLADGVVRAYRDLTSMR; encoded by the coding sequence ATGAACGTAGATTTTAATTCCAAACTTTGGTACACCTATAACTCAGGTTATTCCGATTCTCGTTTTCCTCTTTCTCCTAAGGGAGACAAAGTTTCCGTAAAGATAGATGACCAACGCCATTACGGAGACGTAAAAGAGCCGGTAGCTCCGGACTATGTTGCTGAAAGTTTTTCAGAAGCAATGAGAAATGCATTCAAATCCGTAAACGACCTTCAAGTAGAAGCTGACGAACTCACCCAAAAAATGGTATATGATCCGAACAGTGTAGATGCTCATGAAGTGATGGTAGCTTCCGAAAAAGCAAGAGTTGCACTTACATTCACTAAAACTCTAGCAGATGGAGTTGTAAGGGCTTACAGAGATCTTACTTCCATGAGATAA